A stretch of Episyrphus balteatus chromosome 2, idEpiBalt1.1, whole genome shotgun sequence DNA encodes these proteins:
- the LOC129909220 gene encoding splicing factor 3B subunit 3, with protein MYLYNLTLQRATGITHAIHGSFSGTKVQEIIVSRGKSLELLRPDSTTGKVHTLLTTEVFGCIRALMSFRLTGGTKDYIVVGSDSGRIVILEYNPTKNFLEKVHQETFGKSGCRRIVPGQYFSIDPRGRAIMIGAVEKQKLAYILNRDAEARLTISSPLEAHKSNTLTYHMVGVDTGFENPMFACLEIDYEEADNDPSGEAAQKTQQTLTFYELDLGLNHVVRKRSEPLEEHANFLISVPGGSDGPSGVLICSENYLTYKIYGDMHDIRCPIPRRRNDLDDPERGMIFICSATHRTKSMYFFLVQTEQGDIFKVTLETDDDAVSEIKLKYFDTVPPATSMCVLKTGFLFVASEFGNHYLYQIAHLGDDDDEPEFSSAMPLEEGETFFFAPRPLKNLVMVDEMPSFAPIITSQVADLANEDTPQMYLLCGRGPRSSIRVLRHGLEVSEMAVSELPGNPNAVWTVKKRIDDDFDAYIIVSFVNATLVLSIGETVEEVTDSGFLGTTPTLSCSSLGDDALVQVYPDGIRHIRADKRVNEWKAPGKKSISKCAVNQRQVVIALSGRELVYFEMDESGELNEYTERSEMPAEIMCMALGTVPEGEQRSWFLAVGLADNTVRIISLDPNDCLSPCSMQALPSPAESLCLVEMGHGELNEEGQAQGKGTIYLNIGLSNGVLLRTVLDPVSGDLADTRTRYLGSRPVKLFRIKMQGAEAVLAMSSRTWLSYYYQNRFHLTPLSYETLEYASGFSSEQCNEGIVAISTNTLRILALEKLGTVFNQVSYPLEYTPRIFCTHQDTGRMIIAETDHNAYTEEMKNARKNQMAEEMRTAAGEDEQELANEMADAFINEVLPEDTFSSPKAGLGLWASQIRVVDPIHGQTTFKIPLTQNDAIMSMAVMKFAAAADGRYYLVVGVAKDLQLNPRISNGGAIDVYRIDPTCSLLEFLHRTECDEIPGALCGFQGRLLAGIGRILRIYDLGKKKLLRKCENKHIPYQIVNVQAMGHRIYVSDVQESVFFVRYKRAENQLIIFADDTHPRWITATTLLDYDTIATADKFGNVSILRLPHSVTDDVDEDPTGTKSLWDRGLLSGASQKAENISTFHIGEIIMSLQKATLIPGGSESLIYSTLSGTVGVLVPFTSREDFDFFQHLEMHMRNENPPLCGRDHLSYRSAYYPVKNVLDGDLCEQYLSIDPAKQKSIAGDMYRTPNQICKKLEDIRTRYAF; from the exons atgtatttgtataatCTTACCTTACAACGTGCCACAGGCATAACCCATGCTATCCATGGAAGTTTTTCCGGGACAAAGGTCCAAGAAATTATCGTTTCACGTGGGAAAAGTTTGGAATTACTACGTCCAGATTCAACCACCGGAAAAGTTCACACGCTCTTGACCACTGAGGTCTTTGGATGTATTCGGGCTTTAATGTCTTTCCGTTTAACAGGCGGAACTAAAG ATTACATTGTAGTTGGATCAGATTCGGGACGTATTGTCATTCTAGAATATAATCCTACTAAGAATTTCCTTGAGAAGGTCCATCAAGAGACATTTGGCAAGTCAGGATGTCGTCGCATCGTCCCAGgtcaatatttttcaattgatcCCAGGGGTCGCGCTATTATGATTGGTGCTGTTGAGAAACAAAAACTTGCTTACATTCTCAATCGAGATGCTGAAGCACGATTGACTATTTCATCACCACTGGAAGCCCACAAGTCCAATACATTGACTTATCATATGGTTGGCGTGGATACTGGATTTGAAAATCCAATGTTTGCTTGTTTGGAAATTGATTACGAGGAAGCCGACAATGATCCAAGTG GTGAAGCTGCTCAAAAAACTCAGCAGACACTTACTTTTTACGAATTAGATTTAGGATTGAATCATGTGGTTCGAAAGCGTTCTGAACCCCTCGAAGAACACGCCAATTTCTTGATCTCGGTTCCTGGGGGAAGTGATGGACCATCCGGAGTATTGATTTGCTCTGAAAACTACTTGACATATAAAATCTATGGCGATATGCACGATATCCGTTGTCCAATTCCTCGTCGGAGAAACGATTTGGATGATCCCGAACGTGGAATGATTTTCATTTGTTCGGCAACCCACAGAACAAAAAGTATGTACTTTTTCCTCGTACAAACCGAACAAGGGGACATCTTTAAAGTTACACTCGAAACTGACGATGATGCTGTAtccgaaattaaattaaaatatttcgataCTGTGCCACCGGCAACATCGATGTGTGTtctcaaaactgggtttttgtTTGTTGCATCTGAATTTGGCAACCA CTACTTGTATCAAATTGCTCATTTGggtgacgatgatgatgaaccTGAATTCAGTTCAGCTATGCCACTTGAAGAAGGTGAAACTTTCTTCTTTGCACCACGCCCATTGAAAAATCTGGTTATGGTCGATGAAATGCCATCGTTTGCTCCAATCATCACATCTCAAGTGGCTGATTTGGCAAATGAAGACACACCCCAAATGTATTTGCTTTGCGGCAGAGGGCCACGTTCTTCAATTCGTGTACTTCGTCATGGTCTAGAAGTTTCCGAGATGGCTGTATCTGAATTGCCCGGCAACCCGAATGCTGTATGGACAGTAAAAAAACGCATAGACG ATGATTTTGATGCTTATATCATCGTCTCGTTCGTTAATGCCACGCTGGTACTAAGTATCGGCGAAACGGTTGAAGAAGTCACGGACAGTGGGTTCTTGGGTACAACACCGACACTTAGTTGCTCCTCATTGGGAGATGATGCTTTGGTGCAAGTCTACCCTGATGGTATTCGTCACATTCGTGCCGATAAGCGTGTAAATGAGTGGAAAGCGCCGGGAAAGAAGTCGATTTCCAAGTGCGCTGTCAACCAGAGGCAGGTTGTGATTGCATTGTCCGGACGAGAGCTTGTCTATTTTGAAATGGATGAG tCTGGTGAACTGAATGAATACACAGAGCGGTCAGAAATGCCAGCTGAAATTATGTGTATGGCGCTAGGTACGGTCCCGGAAGGAGAACAACGATCATGGTTCTTGGCTGTTGGCTTAGCCGACAATACTGTCCGAATTATATCACTCGATCCAAACGATTGTTTGTCACCTTGTTCAATGCAGGCCTTGCCATCACCAGCAGAGTCCTTGTGTTTGGTAGAAATGGGCCATGGTGAGTTGAATGAAGAGGGTCAAGCTCAAGGCAAGGGAACGATATATCTTAATATCGGATTAAGTAACGGAGTACTTTTGCGAACTGTTCTTGATCCAGTGTCAGGAGACTTAGCAGATACCCGAACAAGATATTTGGGTTCACGACCGGTAAAGCTATTTCGAATTAAAATGCAAGGAGCCGAAGCAGTATTGGCAATGTCGAGTCGAACATGGCTTTCGTACTACTACCAAAACCGTTTCCATTTAACACCTTTATCGTATGAGACGCTGGAGTATGCGTCTGGCTTTTCGAGTGAACAATGTAATGAGGGTATTGTAGCTATTTCCACAAACACATTGCGTATCTTAGCATTGGAAAAACTAGGCACAGTATTTAATCAAGTTTCGTATCCATTGGAGTATACGCCACGTATTTTCTGCACCCATCAAGACACTGGCCGTATGATAATCGCCGAAACTGATCACAACGCATATACGGAAGAAATGAAAAATGCCCGCAAAAATCAGATGGCTGAAGAAATGCGTACAGCTGCTGGAGAAGATGAACAAGAATTGGCAAATGAAATGGCTGATGCTTTTATTAACGAGGTATTACCGGAAGATACATTCTCTTCACCAAAAGCTGGTTTAGGTTTGTGGGCCTCTCAAATACGTGTTGTAGACCCAATTCATGGACAAACAACATTCAAAATACCTCTGACCCAAAATGATGCTATAATGTCTATGGCTGTTATGAAATTCGCAGCTGCAGCTGATGGTCGGTATTATCTTGTTGTAGGAGTTGCCAAAGATCTTCAACTTAATCCCAGAATCTCCAATGGAGGAGCTATTGATGTGTATCGCATAGATCCAACCTGTTCACTGTTGGAATTCTTACATCGAACAGAATGTGATGAGATTCCCGGAGCACTTTGTGGTTTTCAGGGACGCTTGTTGGCTGGAATTGGTCGTATCTTAAGAATATATGACTTGGGAAAGAAGAAGCTCTTGagaaagtgtgaaaacaaacaCATTCCTTATCAAATTGTCAATGTTCAAGCCATGGGTCATCGTATTTATGTATCCGATGTTCAAGAATCTGTATTCTTTGTACGTTACAAGCGAGCTGAAAATCAGTTGATCATTTTTGCCGATGATACACATCCTCGATGGATAACTGCCACTACACTATTGGACTACGATACTATCGCGACTGCTGATAAGTTTGGTAATGTCTCCATTTTACGGCTACCACATTCTGTAACTGACGATGTCGATGAAGATCCAACCGGAACAAAATCTCTATGGGATCGAGGTCTTTTGAGTGGTGCATCACAAAAAGCGGAAAATATTTCGACATTCCATATTGGTGAAATCATCATGTCACTTCAGAAAGCCACTCTAATTCCTGGGGGATCTGAATCTCTTATCTACTCTACTTTAAGTGGAACTGTTGGAGTGCTTGTACCGTTTACCAGTCGAGAAGATTTTGACTTTTTCCAGCATCTGGAAATGCATATGAGAAATGAGAATCCGCCACTGTGTGGCAGAGATCATTTAAGCTATAGAAGTGCATATTATCCGGTAAAGAATGTTCTTGATGGAGATTTATGCGAACAGTATTTGTCCATTGATCCAGCGAAACAAAAGAGCATAGCTGGTGATATGTATCGCACACCaaatcaaatttgtaaaaagttagAAGATATACGAACGCGTTATGCATTTTAA